In a genomic window of Pseudomonas oryzihabitans:
- a CDS encoding sigma-54-dependent Fis family transcriptional regulator, with amino-acid sequence MLSAQAHHHARAIDQALRAPLRSVSPPGRILESWRRSFEQHHLDPGCLHGPRILSRYELRQHQQAAEDFLRVADGELGALHARVEAADYCVLLADAQGHTLDYRVSDRLDDECRRAGLYLGTCWSEQEEGTCGVAAVLTDRAPVTVHKADHFRAAFTGLTCSAAPVFAPGGELLGVLDVSAPRSPDDRRSQLLIQQFTRDSAQRIENAYFMHSARGDWVLCGHTQASYLETQPEFLLAWDASGRLTGLNRPARHLCLSQLGYLPQRLEELFGRDATARLREDDDEPLRLGEARFHGRVRPPRPRVGAVIPLVRTSAEPEQELRVTRALETAVRLYRHGLPILVTGETGTGKEVFARALHGGGDRAARPFVALNCAALPESLIESELFGHAPGAFTGAQRQGRDGLIVAADGGTLFLDEIGDMPLALQTRLLRVLAEGEVLPVGSARPRRVDVRLVCATHRNLTERVAAGLFREDLLYRLNGAVFQLPPLRERADRLALARRLLAEECADRPAPDLAAQVQEAILAHHWPGNVRELRNVLRYAGALCEGTLITLDHLPASLHPEQPLASEPEPQVDSPERRAILAALVRHRWKAIPAARALGISRATLYRRLKLYGIAMPHRQPEA; translated from the coding sequence ATGCTGTCTGCCCAGGCACATCACCACGCCCGTGCCATCGACCAGGCCCTGCGCGCGCCGCTGCGCAGCGTCAGCCCGCCCGGGCGCATCCTCGAATCCTGGCGCCGCTCCTTCGAGCAGCACCACCTCGATCCGGGCTGCCTGCACGGCCCGCGCATCCTCTCGCGCTACGAACTGCGCCAGCACCAGCAGGCGGCAGAAGACTTCCTGCGCGTCGCCGACGGTGAACTGGGCGCCTTGCATGCGCGGGTGGAGGCGGCCGACTACTGCGTGCTGCTGGCCGATGCCCAGGGCCACACCCTCGACTACCGGGTGAGTGATCGCCTGGACGACGAATGCCGCCGCGCCGGGCTCTACCTGGGCACCTGCTGGTCCGAGCAGGAGGAGGGCACCTGCGGTGTCGCGGCGGTGCTCACCGACCGGGCGCCGGTGACGGTGCACAAGGCCGATCATTTCCGCGCTGCCTTCACCGGCCTCACCTGCAGCGCCGCACCGGTGTTCGCTCCGGGTGGCGAGTTGCTCGGGGTGCTGGACGTCTCGGCGCCGCGTTCACCGGACGACCGCCGCAGCCAGTTGCTGATCCAGCAATTCACCCGCGACAGCGCCCAGCGCATCGAGAACGCCTACTTCATGCACAGCGCCCGCGGCGACTGGGTGCTCTGCGGCCATACCCAGGCCAGCTACCTGGAGACCCAGCCGGAATTCCTGCTGGCCTGGGATGCCAGTGGCCGCCTGACCGGTCTCAACCGCCCGGCGCGGCACCTCTGCCTGAGCCAGCTCGGCTACCTGCCGCAACGCCTCGAAGAATTGTTTGGGCGTGACGCTACGGCCCGGCTGCGGGAGGACGACGATGAGCCCCTGCGCCTCGGCGAGGCGCGTTTCCATGGGCGCGTCAGGCCGCCGCGCCCGCGCGTGGGGGCGGTCATCCCCCTGGTGCGCACCAGCGCCGAGCCCGAACAGGAGCTCCGCGTCACCCGCGCCTTGGAGACCGCCGTGCGTCTCTATCGCCACGGCCTGCCGATCCTGGTCACCGGCGAGACCGGCACCGGCAAGGAAGTCTTCGCCCGCGCCCTGCATGGGGGTGGCGACCGGGCGGCGCGACCTTTCGTCGCCCTCAACTGCGCGGCCCTGCCCGAGAGCCTGATCGAGAGCGAACTCTTCGGCCATGCCCCCGGTGCCTTCACCGGGGCCCAGCGCCAGGGCCGCGACGGCCTGATCGTCGCGGCCGATGGCGGTACCCTGTTCCTCGACGAGATCGGCGATATGCCCCTGGCCCTGCAGACCCGGCTGCTGCGCGTCCTGGCCGAGGGCGAGGTGCTGCCGGTGGGCAGCGCCAGGCCGCGGCGGGTGGATGTACGCCTGGTCTGCGCCACCCACCGGAATCTCACCGAGCGGGTGGCCGCCGGGCTGTTTCGGGAAGATTTGCTCTATCGCCTCAACGGTGCCGTCTTCCAGTTGCCGCCGCTGCGTGAGCGTGCCGACCGCCTGGCCCTGGCGCGGCGGCTGCTGGCGGAGGAGTGCGCTGACCGCCCCGCACCGGATCTGGCGGCCCAGGTGCAAGAGGCCATCCTGGCCCACCACTGGCCAGGCAACGTGCGCGAGTTGCGCAATGTGCTGCGCTATGCCGGCGCGCTCTGCGAGGGCACCCTCATCACCCTCGACCACCTGCCGGCCAGCCTGCACCCAGAACAGCCCCTGGCCAGCGAGCCGGAACCCCAGGTCGACAGCCCCGAACGCCGGGCGATTCTCGCCGCCCTGGTTCGCCATCGCTGGAAGGCCATCCCCGCTGCCCGGGCGCTGGGTATCTCCCGCGCCACCCTCTATCGGCGCCTAAAGCTTTACGGCATCGCCATGCCGCATCGGCAACCGGAGGCCTGA
- a CDS encoding SDR family NAD(P)-dependent oxidoreductase yields MSAPLLGKTALVTGGGRGIGLGIVTALAEAGADVAVADLTLDLARQGVSAVEAAGRRSLAIAVDVRDAASVQAMVRRCRDEWGQLDIAVNNAGVISIASVRELDEAAWDRVMDVNAKGVFLCCKAELELMRPQGFGRIVNTASIAGRVGFPDLAHYSASKFAVIGFSNALAKEVAREGITVNALCPGIVGTGMWRGDDGLSGRWRQPGESEEQSWARHQGTLLPQGEAQTEADMGQLVVYLAQAPHVTGQAIAVDGGFSL; encoded by the coding sequence ATGAGCGCACCCCTGCTTGGCAAGACCGCCCTGGTGACGGGCGGTGGACGCGGCATCGGCCTGGGCATCGTCACCGCCCTGGCCGAAGCCGGCGCCGATGTCGCCGTAGCCGACCTGACGCTGGACCTGGCGCGACAGGGCGTCTCCGCCGTGGAGGCAGCCGGTCGCCGCAGCCTGGCCATTGCCGTGGACGTGCGCGACGCGGCCAGTGTCCAGGCCATGGTGCGGCGCTGCCGGGATGAGTGGGGCCAGTTGGACATCGCTGTGAACAACGCCGGGGTGATCAGTATCGCCTCGGTGCGCGAGTTGGACGAAGCGGCCTGGGACCGGGTCATGGACGTCAACGCCAAGGGCGTCTTTCTCTGCTGCAAGGCCGAACTGGAGCTCATGCGTCCGCAAGGCTTCGGCCGCATCGTCAACACTGCCTCCATCGCCGGCAGGGTCGGCTTTCCCGATCTCGCCCACTACAGCGCCTCCAAGTTCGCCGTGATCGGGTTCAGCAATGCGCTGGCCAAGGAAGTGGCGCGCGAGGGCATCACGGTCAACGCGCTCTGCCCCGGTATCGTCGGCACCGGCATGTGGCGCGGCGACGACGGCCTGTCCGGGCGCTGGCGCCAGCCGGGAGAAAGCGAGGAGCAGTCCTGGGCCCGCCACCAGGGCACCCTGCTGCCCCAGGGTGAGGCCCAGACCGAAGCCGACATGGGGCAACTGGTGGTCTACCTGGCCCAGGCGCCCCACGTCACCGGCCAGGCCATCGCCGTGGACGGCGGTTTTTCCCTTTAG
- a CDS encoding ATP-NAD kinase family protein, translating to MPITVGILPNPASGRDLRRLTGNAALTSSTDKAGVVMRLLAAFGATGVERVLLPPDMTGIAATVLKASGSRQAREQRWPELVFLDLPLTQTVDDTRRAARLLLAQGAAVIAVLGGDGTHKAVAAEVGDLPLLTLSTGTNNAFPELREATSAGLAGGLVASGRVDPALALRRNKRLRVEVPERGIRDWALVDVAVCRQAYLGARAVTQVEDLVEVFTTFAEPWAIGLSALCGLWHPVGRDAPHGGWVRLDPSALAQLTVPLAPGVLAQAGIAASGLLLPGEPRGLSLAAGTLALDGEREIEFGPEARPQVTLDLDGPLSIDVERVLELAAQQRLLVHRRPASALGNPGEQ from the coding sequence ATGCCCATCACCGTCGGCATCCTGCCCAACCCCGCCTCGGGACGTGACCTGCGCCGCCTGACCGGCAATGCCGCCCTCACCTCCAGCACCGACAAGGCCGGGGTGGTCATGCGCCTTCTGGCCGCCTTCGGCGCCACGGGGGTTGAGCGGGTGCTGCTACCGCCCGATATGACCGGCATCGCCGCCACCGTACTCAAGGCCAGCGGCAGCCGCCAGGCCCGCGAGCAGCGCTGGCCGGAGCTGGTATTCCTCGACCTGCCGCTGACCCAGACCGTGGACGACACCCGCCGCGCCGCTCGTCTGTTGCTGGCGCAAGGGGCCGCCGTGATCGCCGTGCTCGGCGGCGACGGCACCCACAAGGCGGTGGCCGCCGAGGTGGGTGATCTGCCGCTGCTGACGCTATCCACCGGCACCAACAACGCCTTTCCCGAATTGCGCGAGGCCACCAGCGCGGGCCTGGCCGGCGGCCTGGTGGCCAGCGGCCGGGTCGATCCGGCCCTGGCGCTGCGGCGCAACAAGCGACTGCGAGTGGAGGTCCCCGAGCGCGGCATTCGCGACTGGGCGCTGGTGGACGTGGCGGTCTGTCGCCAGGCCTATCTCGGCGCCCGGGCGGTGACCCAGGTGGAGGACCTGGTCGAGGTCTTCACCACCTTCGCCGAACCCTGGGCCATCGGCCTGTCGGCGCTGTGCGGCCTGTGGCATCCGGTAGGTCGCGACGCCCCTCACGGCGGCTGGGTGCGCCTGGACCCGAGTGCCCTGGCGCAACTCACCGTGCCCCTCGCCCCCGGCGTGCTGGCCCAGGCCGGTATCGCCGCCAGCGGTCTGCTCTTGCCGGGCGAGCCACGGGGCCTATCGCTGGCGGCCGGCACCCTGGCGCTGGATGGCGAGCGCGAAATCGAATTCGGCCCCGAGGCGCGTCCGCAGGTGACGCTGGATCTCGACGGCCCCCTGAGCATCGACGTGGAGCGGGTGCTGGAGTTGGCGGCGCAGCAGCGCCTGCTGGTCCACCGCCGGCCCGCGTCGGCCCTCGGCAATCCTGGAGAACAATAA